One genomic window of Corallococcus caeni includes the following:
- a CDS encoding carboxypeptidase regulatory-like domain-containing protein, whose amino-acid sequence MLVLGLGVAVVSLRAPEGRDPSASPSNPSANAVGAGARDMAPRAPRAEGSLRITGVVRDARGPVAGAQVSASQVDADTLSERLFPEASPALHSGSREPRRADAPFLAQKVARLVEAREGEAPEFARTATAEDGTFVLEGLPAGTFTLWALGDTGATVRADIQAGSNGVTLTLEEGVFISGVVVDRLQDDPIPGALVTVIHEAGSRYFDALTDAQGRFRVGPLPPGRYLKVASAKGWRTRAFREDVWLDADVDVTLELQPQLRLEGVVLPPEGRPASGLAVHMAPREDVDDTRTTRSDARGRFAFDDVPLTSYQLWARSEDGTTFGEALATPPSTVVLRMNPVLFMEGTVRDEQGRPLKGVRLRLRWQDLGGRPSPMAVTDEAGHYRMGPLLKSSTRVLLRCEHHLDAWQDIKLDGPHAGPWDFTLRRALSVEGLVVDTDGAPLPGVEVELRRTRGASEAPGDFDSDLETARSDDAGRFIVDSEEGGAGHLLVDAPDFRAVKQAVVIPSTGVRVVLGRGASVSGTVVDAKGRPMSNVSLRLWDTAPQSESPRTTLVDKAGAFAFQGLETGHYVVEARLQTPGIEHTVSQAVDLEERTQARVSLRFEEGRTIQGRTVDTEGQPMPGARVHACLTLEDIPPWRTGGPDCRSHGERGVVSGADGRFVLKHLTAPSHQLIAWKEGHDFAPARSRGGTPDPATLIVATGEEDIQLVLERRPHLRGQVVNEDGAPLPYTVRVGSSTVHGPDGTFDLPLPADGRALLIVSSKGFLDSMRELVVSPGQDIDLGMLRMTRGREVRFLILDEATRAPLAGVGVTIEATDERPFSARTYLLPIFMGSLDAEGGADLDGLPFAPVVFSVQRTRSTIAQEVIVGANQETVTVLLPDPTR is encoded by the coding sequence GTGCTCGTCCTCGGACTGGGCGTGGCCGTGGTGTCACTCCGGGCTCCGGAAGGCCGTGACCCCTCCGCCAGTCCGAGCAACCCGAGCGCGAACGCGGTGGGCGCGGGAGCGCGCGACATGGCGCCGCGAGCACCGCGTGCGGAGGGCTCGCTGCGCATCACGGGTGTGGTGCGCGATGCGCGCGGTCCCGTCGCGGGCGCGCAGGTGTCGGCCTCCCAGGTGGATGCGGACACGCTGTCGGAGCGTCTCTTCCCGGAGGCTTCACCGGCCCTTCATTCCGGCTCACGGGAGCCGCGACGGGCGGACGCCCCCTTCCTGGCGCAGAAGGTCGCGCGGCTCGTGGAGGCCCGCGAGGGCGAAGCGCCCGAGTTCGCGCGGACGGCGACGGCGGAGGACGGCACCTTCGTCCTCGAGGGATTGCCGGCGGGCACCTTCACCCTCTGGGCCCTGGGCGACACGGGCGCGACGGTGCGGGCGGACATCCAGGCGGGCAGCAACGGCGTGACGCTGACGCTGGAGGAGGGGGTCTTCATCTCCGGCGTGGTGGTGGATCGGCTCCAGGACGATCCCATTCCAGGGGCCCTCGTGACGGTGATCCACGAGGCCGGGTCCCGCTACTTCGATGCGCTCACGGATGCCCAGGGGCGCTTCCGCGTCGGGCCCCTGCCGCCGGGCCGCTACCTGAAGGTCGCGAGCGCGAAGGGCTGGCGGACAAGGGCCTTCCGTGAGGACGTCTGGCTCGACGCCGACGTGGACGTGACGCTCGAGCTCCAGCCTCAGCTCCGGCTGGAGGGCGTGGTGCTGCCCCCCGAGGGCCGGCCCGCGAGCGGCCTGGCCGTCCACATGGCCCCCCGGGAGGACGTTGACGACACGCGAACCACCCGGAGCGATGCACGGGGCAGGTTCGCCTTCGACGACGTTCCCCTGACTTCGTACCAGCTCTGGGCTCGCTCCGAGGACGGGACCACCTTCGGCGAGGCCCTGGCCACACCGCCGAGTACCGTGGTCCTCCGGATGAACCCCGTCCTGTTCATGGAGGGCACCGTGAGGGACGAGCAGGGCAGGCCCCTGAAGGGCGTGCGCCTGAGGCTCCGGTGGCAGGACCTGGGAGGCCGCCCCTCGCCCATGGCCGTCACCGATGAAGCGGGCCATTACCGGATGGGGCCGCTGCTCAAGTCCAGCACGAGGGTCCTCCTGCGGTGCGAGCACCATCTCGATGCCTGGCAGGACATCAAACTGGATGGGCCTCATGCGGGGCCATGGGACTTCACCCTGCGGCGGGCCCTGTCGGTCGAAGGGCTCGTGGTCGACACCGACGGAGCGCCCCTGCCAGGGGTCGAGGTGGAGCTCAGACGTACCCGCGGCGCCTCCGAGGCCCCAGGGGACTTCGACTCCGACCTCGAGACCGCCCGGTCCGACGACGCGGGCCGATTCATCGTGGACAGCGAGGAGGGAGGCGCGGGCCACCTCCTCGTCGACGCTCCAGACTTCCGCGCCGTGAAACAGGCGGTGGTGATTCCGTCGACGGGCGTCCGCGTGGTGCTGGGCCGGGGGGCTTCCGTGTCCGGCACGGTCGTGGATGCGAAGGGACGGCCCATGTCCAACGTGAGCCTCCGGCTCTGGGACACCGCGCCCCAGAGCGAGAGCCCCCGCACCACGCTCGTGGACAAGGCGGGCGCCTTCGCATTCCAGGGTCTGGAGACCGGCCACTACGTGGTGGAGGCCCGGCTCCAGACGCCGGGCATCGAGCACACGGTGTCCCAGGCCGTGGACCTGGAGGAGCGGACTCAGGCGCGCGTGTCGCTGCGCTTCGAGGAGGGACGCACGATCCAGGGGAGGACCGTCGACACCGAGGGACAGCCAATGCCTGGCGCCCGGGTCCACGCCTGCCTCACCCTGGAGGACATCCCACCGTGGCGGACCGGTGGGCCTGATTGCCGCTCCCATGGCGAGCGCGGCGTGGTCTCCGGAGCGGATGGCCGCTTCGTCCTCAAGCACCTGACAGCGCCGAGCCATCAGCTCATCGCGTGGAAGGAGGGCCATGACTTCGCGCCCGCGCGCTCCCGGGGCGGAACGCCCGACCCCGCCACGCTGATTGTCGCGACGGGCGAGGAGGACATCCAGCTGGTCCTGGAGCGAAGGCCCCACCTGCGAGGACAGGTCGTGAATGAAGACGGTGCTCCCCTGCCTTACACGGTCAGGGTGGGGTCCTCGACCGTCCATGGCCCGGATGGGACGTTCGACCTTCCGCTGCCGGCGGATGGGCGCGCACTCCTCATCGTGAGTTCGAAGGGCTTCCTGGACTCCATGAGGGAGCTCGTCGTGAGCCCGGGCCAGGACATCGACCTCGGGATGCTGCGGATGACCCGTGGCCGCGAGGTGCGCTTCCTCATCCTGGATGAGGCGACCCGCGCGCCACTCGCGGGTGTGGGCGTTACCATCGAGGCCACCGACGAGCGCCCTTTCTCCGCCCGCACCTATCTCCTTCCCATCTTCATGGGGAGCCTCGATGCGGAGGGAGGCGCGGACCTGGACGGACTGCCCTTCGCCCCCGTCGTCTTTTCCGTCCAGAGGACGCGGAGCACGATCGCCCAGGAAGTGATCGTCGGAGCGAACCAGGAGACCGTCACGGTGCTGCTGCCCGACCCGACCCGCTAG
- a CDS encoding TIGR02587 family membrane protein, with protein MADATQSDAPRRQRPVPESLREYGRGIAGGLLFSLPLLYTMEVWWAGFTSHPGSVLGYLVATYVLLLGYNRYGGFRRDVCWFDVFTDSLEELGLGLLVSVVVLVLIGRIGEGTSLQEAVGMVVVEAGTVAIGVSVGTAQLGGQHREENEEEDKKRLESADHVPGQLVIAFCGAVLFAANVAPTEEIVMIAVETQPWCLLGLAVLSLLLGGLILFQSDFTRAHRFTRRRLRRDVLAGTVVTYAIALLSSALVLWFFGRFNGNGLSVRMAQVVVLALASTLGASAGRLLIQS; from the coding sequence ATGGCCGACGCCACCCAATCCGACGCGCCCCGCCGCCAACGGCCGGTGCCGGAGTCCCTGCGCGAATATGGCCGGGGCATCGCGGGCGGGCTGCTCTTCAGCCTGCCGCTGCTCTACACGATGGAGGTGTGGTGGGCGGGCTTCACGTCCCATCCGGGCAGCGTGCTGGGCTACCTGGTGGCCACGTACGTGTTGCTGCTCGGGTACAACCGCTACGGCGGCTTCCGCCGGGACGTGTGCTGGTTCGACGTCTTCACGGACTCCCTGGAGGAGCTGGGGCTGGGGCTGCTCGTGTCCGTGGTCGTGCTCGTGCTCATCGGCCGCATCGGAGAGGGCACGTCGCTCCAGGAGGCGGTGGGCATGGTGGTGGTGGAGGCCGGCACGGTGGCCATTGGCGTGTCGGTGGGCACCGCGCAGCTGGGCGGCCAGCACCGCGAGGAGAACGAGGAGGAGGACAAGAAGCGGCTGGAGTCCGCGGATCACGTCCCCGGGCAGCTGGTCATCGCGTTCTGCGGTGCGGTGCTGTTCGCGGCCAACGTGGCGCCCACGGAGGAGATCGTGATGATCGCCGTGGAGACGCAGCCCTGGTGCCTGCTGGGGCTCGCCGTGCTGTCGCTGCTGCTGGGCGGCCTCATCCTCTTCCAGAGCGACTTCACCCGCGCGCACCGCTTCACGCGCCGCCGGCTGCGCCGGGACGTGCTGGCGGGCACGGTCGTCACGTATGCCATCGCGCTGCTGTCCAGCGCGCTCGTGCTGTGGTTCTTCGGCCGGTTCAACGGCAATGGCCTGAGCGTCCGCATGGCCCAGGTGGTGGTGCTGGCCCTGGCGTCGACGCTGGGAGCTTCGGCGGGGAGACTGCTCATCCAATCATGA
- the purU gene encoding formyltetrahydrofolate deformylase, with the protein MTERPAQYILTLSCPDQRGIVHAVSGWLAEHGCNILDSAQYGDPQTRLFFMRVHFTDEEGKVESAALRDAFGVLAQRFSMDWHLHDAAEKPRVLLMVSKIGHCLNDLLYRYRSGILPVEIPAIVSNHRDFYQLAASHDIPFHHLPVTAENKARQEARLLELVREQRVDLVVLARYMQILSPETCDALRGRLINIHHSFLPSFKGARPYQQAYDRGVKLIGATAHFVTGDLDEGPIIEQDVERVDHTLSPEALTAIGRDVESVVLGRAVTWFVQHRILLNGHKTVVFR; encoded by the coding sequence ATGACCGAGCGTCCTGCCCAATACATCCTCACGCTGTCGTGCCCGGATCAGCGCGGCATCGTCCATGCCGTCTCCGGCTGGCTCGCCGAGCACGGCTGCAACATCCTCGACAGCGCCCAGTACGGCGATCCGCAGACGCGGCTGTTCTTCATGCGTGTGCACTTCACGGATGAAGAGGGAAAGGTCGAGTCCGCGGCGCTGCGCGATGCCTTTGGCGTGCTCGCGCAGCGCTTCTCCATGGACTGGCACCTGCACGACGCGGCGGAGAAGCCCCGGGTGCTGCTGATGGTCTCGAAGATCGGCCACTGCCTGAACGACCTGCTGTATCGCTACCGCAGCGGCATCCTGCCGGTGGAGATCCCGGCCATCGTGTCCAACCACCGGGATTTCTACCAGCTGGCCGCGTCCCACGACATTCCGTTCCACCACCTGCCGGTGACGGCGGAGAACAAGGCGCGGCAGGAAGCGCGCCTGCTGGAGTTGGTGCGCGAGCAGCGCGTGGACCTGGTGGTGCTCGCCCGGTACATGCAGATCCTCTCGCCGGAGACGTGTGATGCGCTGCGCGGGCGGCTCATCAACATCCACCACTCGTTCCTGCCCAGCTTCAAGGGTGCGCGGCCGTACCAGCAGGCCTACGACCGGGGCGTGAAGCTGATTGGCGCGACGGCCCACTTCGTCACGGGCGACCTGGACGAGGGGCCCATCATCGAACAGGACGTGGAGCGAGTGGACCACACGCTGTCGCCCGAGGCCCTGACCGCGATAGGGCGCGACGTGGAGAGCGTGGTGCTGGGCCGAGCGGTGACGTGGTTCGTGCAGCACCGCATCCTGCTCAACGGTCACAAGACCGTCGTGTTCCGCTGA
- a CDS encoding FadR/GntR family transcriptional regulator: MVQVGLVAYVEEQLEREISLRRLPRNGQLGSEQVLARRYGVSRSTVREALRRLAARGLVVQRPGRVARAVALDESLTLENLGMALHDERSEECRRLLEGYFSLKRQVLVELLVDCCASASEADRHQLEATCFNLWDLARWEPGARCAQLEFELLRLAAQAAARPGHLLLIQSLQRAMRGKAARLMSFIGGESLRQWAVCAMHALSERDTRTIQHQLPALLKACDEGVLDAFAPSFQEPAVSEAHLAQASFCAPTSATGPGHGLEAPPCVEERGLGSPAPAPDQDEALQTRPFVEEVGLNRLAPSIEEHEALSAAPCPAVQGLSVEPDNEARLFPVTSGLASCVAGGEGPGDEVTDSALSNLSDSRTGWDASSPDVVPQLEAPPADSGGQAHVAVLNASGSLYGTQGPLRRWAARLWGFITRSLRLPAS, encoded by the coding sequence ATGGTGCAGGTGGGGCTCGTGGCGTACGTCGAGGAGCAGCTGGAGCGCGAGATATCGCTGAGGCGGCTGCCGAGGAACGGGCAGCTGGGCTCGGAGCAGGTGCTGGCGCGTCGCTATGGAGTGAGCCGAAGCACCGTGCGCGAGGCATTGCGGCGGCTGGCGGCGCGAGGCCTGGTGGTGCAGCGTCCCGGGCGTGTGGCGCGTGCGGTAGCGCTGGACGAGTCGCTGACGCTGGAGAACCTGGGCATGGCGCTGCATGACGAGCGCTCCGAGGAATGCCGGCGGCTCCTGGAGGGCTACTTCAGCCTCAAGCGGCAGGTGCTGGTGGAGCTGCTGGTCGACTGCTGCGCGAGTGCCTCCGAGGCGGACCGGCACCAGTTGGAGGCCACCTGCTTCAATCTCTGGGACCTGGCGCGTTGGGAGCCGGGGGCACGGTGCGCGCAGCTGGAATTCGAATTGTTGCGGTTGGCGGCCCAGGCGGCGGCCCGCCCCGGGCACCTGCTCCTCATCCAGTCACTGCAACGGGCCATGAGGGGCAAAGCCGCCCGGCTGATGTCCTTCATTGGCGGAGAGTCGCTGCGCCAGTGGGCCGTGTGCGCGATGCACGCCCTGAGCGAGCGCGACACGCGGACGATTCAGCACCAACTGCCGGCACTGCTGAAGGCATGCGATGAGGGCGTGCTGGACGCCTTCGCCCCTTCCTTTCAGGAACCTGCGGTCTCCGAGGCCCACTTGGCTCAGGCCTCCTTCTGTGCTCCCACGTCCGCGACCGGGCCGGGCCATGGATTGGAGGCACCTCCTTGCGTTGAGGAGCGTGGCCTTGGTTCCCCCGCCCCGGCCCCTGACCAGGACGAGGCATTGCAGACACGCCCCTTCGTCGAGGAGGTTGGCCTCAATCGCCTTGCGCCATCCATCGAGGAACACGAGGCGCTCAGTGCTGCTCCCTGTCCCGCTGTGCAGGGCCTTTCCGTAGAACCCGACAACGAGGCACGGCTGTTTCCAGTCACCTCGGGACTCGCATCCTGCGTGGCTGGTGGAGAGGGCCCTGGTGACGAGGTGACGGACTCGGCCTTGAGCAACCTGTCAGACAGTCGGACAGGTTGGGACGCTTCGTCCCCGGACGTTGTCCCCCAGCTTGAGGCTCCACCCGCTGATTCTGGCGGGCAGGCCCACGTGGCGGTGCTCAATGCAAGCGGATCGCTTTACGGCACCCAGGGCCCTCTGCGCCGGTGGGCTGCGCGCCTCTGGGGCTTCATTACCCGTTCCCTGAGGCTCCCAGCTTCGTGA
- a CDS encoding DUF7305 domain-containing protein, which produces MRLRITRFMPWAAVLGAACTVNDPVATLHSPDAGTDVPDAWAKHCADSGPPLLLGNPASGPLLCSGKLAETLFRRAACSCEGLSLSAPFAVDAFRSSLGPYAPGSTGGDVGVNGGLSANDRVTVGGSLRVGGVQLSSPLTVGGSLDSNGSLSGPGTSATVAGDARVNGDVALAGLTVGGVLTVPPEFSPGPAQASELRREPVPAVTPCDCAEGSRFDPAALIAHHTVDNDNAAIGLDPAALGDVTGERLLELPCGRFLLTRIAGSGHATLRIRGRTALFIPGGVDLVEALTVDVQPPGELDLFLAGGFVVSGQLTLGSTTLPSRMRVYVAGTQALDISAGSTLAGNLYAPQAQLNLSGNAEVFGSLFVRHLEASGAVRIHHDADVLDAGAACPAH; this is translated from the coding sequence ATGAGACTTCGCATCACGCGGTTCATGCCGTGGGCAGCGGTGCTGGGCGCCGCGTGCACGGTGAACGACCCGGTGGCCACACTGCACTCGCCCGACGCGGGCACCGACGTTCCGGATGCGTGGGCGAAACACTGCGCGGACAGCGGGCCTCCGCTCCTGCTGGGCAATCCCGCATCAGGGCCCCTGCTGTGCAGCGGCAAACTGGCGGAGACGCTGTTCCGCCGCGCGGCGTGTTCCTGCGAAGGCCTGTCCCTCAGCGCTCCGTTCGCCGTGGATGCATTCCGGAGTTCACTGGGGCCCTACGCTCCTGGAAGCACGGGCGGCGACGTGGGCGTGAATGGCGGCCTGTCCGCGAACGATCGCGTCACGGTGGGCGGCTCGCTCCGGGTGGGTGGCGTCCAGCTCAGCAGCCCGCTCACGGTGGGCGGCAGCCTGGACAGCAACGGTTCCCTCTCCGGTCCTGGGACGTCCGCCACCGTGGCTGGCGACGCGCGGGTGAACGGGGACGTGGCGCTCGCCGGACTCACCGTGGGGGGCGTGCTCACCGTTCCTCCGGAGTTCTCCCCCGGCCCCGCCCAGGCATCGGAGCTGCGCCGTGAGCCCGTGCCCGCGGTCACGCCCTGCGACTGCGCCGAGGGCTCCCGCTTCGACCCGGCCGCGCTCATCGCCCACCACACGGTGGACAACGACAACGCGGCCATCGGCCTGGACCCGGCGGCGCTGGGAGACGTCACTGGCGAGCGGTTGCTGGAGCTCCCCTGTGGCCGCTTCCTGCTGACACGCATCGCAGGGTCTGGCCACGCCACGCTGCGCATCCGGGGTCGCACCGCGCTGTTCATCCCCGGGGGTGTGGACCTGGTCGAAGCGCTCACGGTGGACGTGCAGCCTCCGGGCGAGCTGGACCTCTTCCTCGCGGGAGGCTTCGTCGTGTCCGGCCAGCTCACGCTGGGCTCCACCACCCTGCCCTCGCGGATGCGCGTCTACGTCGCGGGCACGCAGGCCTTGGACATCTCCGCGGGCAGCACGCTCGCCGGCAACCTCTATGCGCCCCAGGCCCAGCTCAACCTGAGTGGCAACGCGGAGGTCTTCGGCTCGCTGTTCGTGCGCCACCTGGAAGCCTCTGGCGCGGTGCGGATACACCACGACGCGGACGTGCTCGACGCAGGCGCCGCGTGTCCTGCCCACTGA
- a CDS encoding tetratricopeptide repeat protein: protein MSSRPPDDGDAEPLDDLLRPLDDGSGPARRLSRQRSSALVQAALDAALQQAPEPPRRRKRPPVWLMAGAALVFTGAAAAAVWRYSRPAQPHPVVLTPAVPEPTRVATLEPVPLPDRPAPPEPFTIEHPRPLRPSIAVKESSKPEDLLRQANALRSAGKWKEAEGLYLSVIRAEPSSLAAYVARVASGSLRLEHLGDARGALRQFQDAVRLQPGGMLDPEARHGVAEAHRALGDTAAEARSLGEFLTLHPDSPLSAASRARLRELSPP from the coding sequence ATGAGCTCCCGCCCCCCCGACGACGGTGACGCGGAGCCGCTGGACGACCTGCTGCGGCCCCTGGATGACGGCAGTGGACCCGCGAGGCGGCTGTCGCGGCAGCGCTCGAGCGCGCTCGTCCAGGCGGCGCTGGACGCGGCGCTCCAGCAGGCGCCGGAGCCGCCGCGAAGGCGCAAGCGGCCTCCCGTGTGGCTGATGGCGGGCGCGGCGCTCGTCTTCACCGGGGCCGCGGCTGCCGCGGTGTGGCGTTACTCGCGCCCCGCGCAGCCGCACCCGGTGGTGCTGACGCCGGCCGTGCCGGAGCCGACGCGGGTTGCCACGCTGGAGCCGGTGCCCCTGCCCGACAGGCCGGCCCCACCCGAGCCCTTCACCATCGAGCATCCCCGGCCCCTGCGTCCGAGCATCGCGGTGAAGGAGTCGTCGAAGCCGGAGGACCTGTTGCGGCAGGCCAACGCGCTCCGTTCGGCGGGGAAGTGGAAGGAAGCGGAAGGGCTGTACCTGAGCGTCATCCGCGCGGAGCCGTCATCGCTGGCCGCGTACGTCGCGCGCGTGGCGTCGGGCTCGCTGCGGCTGGAGCACCTGGGGGACGCACGCGGCGCCCTGCGTCAGTTCCAGGATGCGGTGCGACTGCAACCCGGTGGCATGTTGGATCCGGAGGCCCGCCACGGAGTCGCCGAAGCCCATCGCGCCCTGGGCGACACGGCGGCGGAGGCCCGGTCGCTGGGTGAGTTCCTCACGCTGCATCCGGACTCTCCGCTGAGCGCGGCGTCCCGTGCGCGGCTCCGGGAGCTGTCTCCGCCATGA
- a CDS encoding RNA polymerase sigma factor, which translates to MAAMRGQRDATESLLLELLPRVRNLVRYLVRGDSDVEDIAQESLIALVRGLPTYRGDGRFHGWVDRVVVRTTFAWIKRSRGREARYSEDPVELLAVPSDEAPADEYLHRRHLVALLDRLSTEQRHALVLHHVLELSVQEISTELGVPFETVRSRLRLGRTALRALASDGETPEGESS; encoded by the coding sequence ATGGCGGCCATGCGCGGACAGCGTGACGCGACCGAGTCCCTGCTCCTGGAGCTGCTGCCCCGGGTGCGCAACCTGGTGCGCTACCTCGTACGGGGGGACTCGGACGTGGAGGACATCGCCCAGGAGTCGCTCATCGCGCTGGTGCGGGGCCTGCCCACCTATCGCGGTGACGGGCGGTTCCACGGCTGGGTAGACCGGGTGGTGGTGCGCACGACGTTCGCGTGGATCAAGCGTTCACGCGGGCGCGAGGCCCGTTACAGTGAGGATCCGGTGGAGTTGTTGGCGGTGCCGTCCGACGAAGCGCCGGCGGACGAATACCTGCATCGCCGTCACCTGGTGGCGTTGCTGGACAGGCTGTCGACGGAGCAGCGGCACGCGCTGGTGCTGCACCACGTCCTGGAATTGAGCGTGCAGGAGATTTCGACAGAGCTGGGCGTCCCCTTCGAGACCGTGCGCAGCCGGCTGCGCCTGGGACGCACCGCCCTGCGAGCGCTGGCCTCGGACGGTGAGACGCCAGAGGGAGAGTCCTCATGA
- a CDS encoding MFS transporter has product MNRLRELRSVLNLTVLVAGLGYFVDLFDITLFGVVRVASLKDLGLTDPSDIFQKGLFIYNAQMAGMMVGGLVWGLLGDKRGRLSVMFGSILLYSAANLLNPFVWDVNSYAACRFLGGLGLAGELGAAITLVAESLPKEKRGLGTTVVATLGMLGVVVAALVAQHLHWKTAYVTGGVLGLTLLFARFKVSESVLFTQKAGPVKGNALLLLQGGRFPRYLGCILVGVPIYFTTGILFVFAPELTAGLHVQGTVTAGNAILFGSVGLTLGDLLSGVLSQWLQSRKRAVGFSLCAWFALVLVYGLVPGLTPTLVYALTFLIGLSVGYWAVLITMAAEQFGTNIRATVATSVPNFVRGSAVLAATAFGQLKGPLGVAHAALAVGAVCFLLALVALSRLAETFHRDLDYVESADPASANANARAG; this is encoded by the coding sequence ATGAACCGCCTCCGGGAGCTGCGCTCGGTCCTGAACCTCACCGTCCTGGTGGCGGGGCTGGGCTACTTCGTCGACCTCTTCGACATCACGCTGTTCGGCGTGGTGCGCGTCGCGTCGCTGAAGGACCTGGGCCTCACGGACCCCTCGGACATCTTCCAGAAGGGGCTCTTCATCTACAACGCGCAGATGGCGGGGATGATGGTGGGCGGCCTCGTCTGGGGCCTGCTCGGGGACAAGCGGGGACGCCTGTCGGTGATGTTCGGCTCCATCCTGTTGTACTCGGCGGCGAACCTGCTGAACCCCTTCGTCTGGGACGTGAACAGCTACGCCGCCTGCCGCTTCCTCGGGGGCCTGGGGCTCGCGGGCGAGCTGGGCGCGGCCATCACCCTGGTCGCGGAGTCCCTGCCCAAGGAGAAGCGCGGACTGGGCACCACCGTCGTCGCCACGCTGGGCATGCTGGGCGTCGTCGTCGCGGCGCTCGTCGCGCAGCACCTGCACTGGAAGACGGCCTACGTGACGGGCGGCGTGCTGGGCCTCACGCTCCTCTTCGCGCGCTTCAAGGTGTCCGAGTCCGTCCTCTTCACCCAGAAGGCCGGCCCGGTGAAGGGCAACGCGCTGCTGCTCCTCCAGGGGGGCCGCTTCCCCAGGTACCTGGGCTGCATCCTCGTGGGCGTGCCCATCTACTTCACCACCGGCATCCTCTTCGTCTTCGCCCCGGAGCTGACGGCGGGCCTCCACGTGCAGGGCACGGTGACGGCGGGCAACGCCATCCTCTTCGGCAGCGTGGGCCTGACGCTGGGGGACCTGTTGTCCGGCGTGCTGAGCCAGTGGCTCCAGAGCCGCAAGCGCGCCGTGGGCTTCAGCCTGTGCGCCTGGTTCGCGCTGGTGCTCGTGTACGGGCTCGTGCCAGGGCTCACCCCCACGCTCGTCTACGCGCTGACCTTCCTCATTGGCCTGAGCGTGGGCTACTGGGCGGTGCTCATCACCATGGCGGCCGAGCAGTTCGGCACCAACATCCGCGCCACCGTGGCGACGTCCGTGCCCAACTTCGTGCGCGGCTCCGCGGTGCTCGCGGCCACCGCCTTCGGCCAGCTCAAGGGGCCCCTGGGCGTGGCGCACGCGGCGCTCGCGGTGGGCGCGGTGTGCTTCCTCCTCGCGCTCGTCGCCCTGTCGCGGCTGGCGGAGACCTTCCACCGCGACCTGGACTACGTGGAGTCCGCAGACCCCGCGAGCGCGAACGCGAACGCGCGCGCCGGCTGA
- a CDS encoding outer membrane protein assembly factor BamB family protein: MACQRAPVEPAFQYSSDASSRTGLTALVDGVLLGNEAGAVVRLDRGGRPVWTTRLGREVAVAPTVAGDNVIVGTVAGELACLSLQDGKERWRLGGEPPVLTPPVVDDAGHTVFLVAPDGAVHALAVDSGQARWKRPAPRAPGQASPAQAPAAQAPASAPAESLEPQVSVAPALRAAPVLLEGVLVVPLGSGLWALDARSGEPRWSKPVTDVVGLDSERDTVFVATRPGRLLALSVKDGSTRWEQRFADGVTGPPARALGALWVGVGPASLVGLSTAEGREVARVALPSPLVGRVQVGLEDLLLVPTSGREGRLVALKAPGWTPAFTVRADTPLRTRPVVRGPLVFVLGLDGRVLAWRLRVPPPA; this comes from the coding sequence ATGGCGTGCCAGCGGGCGCCGGTGGAGCCGGCCTTCCAGTACTCCAGCGATGCGTCCTCCCGGACAGGGCTCACGGCCCTGGTGGACGGGGTGCTTCTGGGCAACGAGGCGGGCGCGGTGGTGCGCCTGGACCGCGGGGGCCGGCCGGTGTGGACCACCCGACTGGGCCGCGAGGTGGCGGTGGCCCCCACAGTGGCCGGCGACAACGTCATCGTGGGGACGGTGGCGGGGGAGCTGGCCTGTCTGTCGCTTCAGGACGGCAAGGAGCGCTGGCGCCTGGGCGGCGAGCCTCCCGTGCTCACGCCGCCCGTGGTGGACGACGCGGGACACACCGTCTTCCTGGTGGCGCCCGACGGCGCGGTGCACGCCCTGGCGGTGGACTCCGGACAGGCGCGCTGGAAGCGCCCGGCCCCCAGGGCGCCGGGACAGGCGTCACCGGCGCAGGCTCCGGCGGCGCAGGCTCCGGCGTCCGCTCCGGCGGAATCCTTGGAGCCACAGGTGTCCGTGGCCCCGGCGCTCAGGGCCGCGCCGGTGCTGCTGGAGGGTGTGCTGGTGGTGCCGCTCGGCTCCGGGCTGTGGGCGCTGGACGCGCGGAGCGGTGAGCCGCGCTGGTCGAAGCCGGTGACGGACGTGGTGGGGCTGGACTCCGAGCGCGACACCGTCTTCGTGGCCACGCGCCCGGGCCGGCTGCTGGCGCTGTCGGTGAAGGACGGGAGCACGCGCTGGGAGCAGCGCTTCGCGGACGGGGTGACGGGGCCGCCCGCCCGGGCGCTGGGCGCGCTGTGGGTGGGCGTGGGGCCGGCGTCGCTGGTGGGGCTGTCCACCGCGGAGGGCCGGGAGGTGGCGCGGGTGGCGCTGCCCTCGCCGCTCGTGGGCCGGGTGCAGGTGGGGTTGGAGGACCTGCTGCTGGTGCCCACCTCCGGGCGCGAGGGGCGTCTGGTCGCGCTCAAGGCGCCGGGCTGGACGCCCGCGTTCACGGTGCGGGCGGACACGCCGCTGCGCACCCGGCCGGTGGTGCGCGGGCCGCTGGTGTTCGTGCTGGGGCTGGACGGCCGCGTGCTGGCGTGGCGGCTGCGGGTGCCGCCGCCGGCCTGA